A genomic segment from Aegilops tauschii subsp. strangulata cultivar AL8/78 chromosome 1, Aet v6.0, whole genome shotgun sequence encodes:
- the LOC109752161 gene encoding DNA replication licensing factor MCM2 — protein MDDSENNAPSTPGSPGFSTDRLPPNTTTSRGATDPSSYSDDDGEAEVDPNVLPEDDGATVIRDEEEDDGEDLFNDDYLNDYRRMDEQDQYESVGLDDSIEDERNLDEIMADRRAAEAELHARDVRTGATADRKLPRMLHDQDTDEDMNFRRPKRHRANFRQPSGGPRTPRSDDDGDGLTPSSPGRSQPYSGGDVPMTDQTDDDGYEDEFDEEDEMNMYRVQGTLREWVTRDEVRRFIAKKFKEFLLTYVNPKNEQGEFEYVRLINEMVLANKCSLEIDYKQFIYIHPNIAIWLADAPQSVLEVMEEVGKNVVFDLHKNYRNIHQKIYVRITNLPVYDQIRNIRQIHLNTMIRIGGVVTRRSGVFPQLQQVKYDCSKCGTVLGPFFQNSYTEVRVGSCPECQSKGPFTVNIEQTIYRNYQKLTLQESPGIVPAGRLPRYKEVILLNDLIDCARPGEEIEVTGIYTNNFDLSLNTKNGFPVFATVVEANYVSKKQDLFSAYKLTDEDKAEIEKLSKDPRISERIVKSIAPSIYGHEDIKTAIALAMFGGQEKNVKGKHRLRGDINCLLLGDPGTAKSQFLKYVEKTGHRAVYTTGKGASAVGLTAAVHKDPVTREWTLEGGALVLADRGICLIDEFDKMNDQDRVSIHEAMEQQSISISKAGIVTSLQARCSVIAAANPVGGRYDSSKTFTQNVELTDPIISRFDVLCVVKDIVDPFTDEMLARFVVDSHARSQPKGGNLEDRVVADEEDDPLTVARNADPDILSQDMLKKYITYAKLNVFPKIHDADLDKISHVYAELRRESSHGQGVPIAVRHIESIIRMSEAHAKMHLRSYVSQEDVDMAIRVLLDSFISTQKFGVQKALQKNFRKYMTYKKDYNELLLLLLRTLVKEALHFEEIVLGSTARLTHVEVKVDDLKNKAQEYEIYDLRPFFSSSHFSDNSFVLDEGRGIIRHPVAA, from the exons ATG GACGACTCGGAGAACAACGCGCCGTCGACCCCGGGCTCGCCGGGCTTCAGCACAGACCGGCTGCCGCCCAACACCACCACCAGCCGCGGCGCCACCGACCCGTCCTCCTACTCGGACGACGATGGCGAGGCGGAGGTCGACCCCAATGTGCTCCCCGAGGACGACGGCGCCACCGTTATCCGcgacgaggaggaagacgatggggAGGACCTCTTCAACGACGACTACCTCAA TGATTACCGAAGAATGGATGAGCAGGATCAGTATGAGTCGGTTGGGTTAGACGACTCGATAGAGGATGAGAGGAACCTGGATGAGATCATGGCTGATCGAAGGGCTGCAGAAGCGGAACTTCATGCAAGGGATGTGAGGACTGGTGCAACAGCTGATCGAAAATTACCTCGTATGCTTCATGATCAGG ATACAGATGAGGATATGAACTTCAGGCGTCCTAAAAGGCACAGGGCTAATTTTAGACAACCAAGTGGAGGACCAAGAACACCCAGaagtgatgatgatggtgatggtcTCACTCCTAGTTCACCTGGAAGATCTCAGCCATATTCTGGCGGTGATGTGCCTATGACTGATCAGACCGATGATGATGGATATGAG GATGAATTTGATGAAGAAGATGAGATGAACATGTATCGTGTGCAAGGAACACTTCGAGAGTGGGTCACAAGAGATGAAGTCCGGCGCTTCATCGCAAAGAAATTTAAAGAATTTCTTCTTACATATGTAAACCCTAAGAATGAACAAGGAGAGTTTGAATATGTCAGACTCATTAATGAGATGGTTTTAG CTAACAAGTGTAGTTTGGAGATAGACTACAAGCAATTTATTTATATACACCCAAACATTGCCATCTGGTTGGCCGATGCACCTCAATCGGTGCTGGAAGTTATGGAGGAAGTGGGCAAAAATGTTGTTTTTGATCTCCACAAGAATTACAGAAACATTCATCAAAAAATATATGTGCGAATAACCAACCTTCCTGTCTATGATCAAATACGCAATATCAG GCAAATTCATCTGAACACAATGATTCGAATTGGGGGTGTTGTTACTCGAAGGTCAGGTGTGTTCCCTCAGCTGCAGCAGGTCAAGTATGACTGTAGCAAATGTGGAACTGTCCTGGGTCCTTTCTTCCAGAACTCTTACACTGAAGTAAGGGTTGGGTCTTGCCCTGAATGCCAATCCAAAGGTCCATTTACTGTCAACATTGAGCAA ACTATATACAGGAACTATCAGAAACTCACTCTTCAGGAAAGCCCAGGGATTGTTCCTGCTGGCAGGCTTCCCAGGTACAAGGAAGTGATACTTCTGAATGATCTGATCGACTGTGCTCGTCCAGGAGAGGAAATT GAGGTTACAGGGATATACACAAACAATTTTGACCTGTCTTTAAATACAAAGAATGGTTTCCCAGTTTTTGCCACAGTGGTGGAGGCAAACTATGTATCAAAGAAGCAGGACCTGTTCTCTGCATACAAATTAACAGATGAGGACAAGGCAGAGATTGAGAAGTTGTCAAAGGATCCTCGTATCAGTGAAAGG ATTGTCAAATCAATTGCACCATCCATTTATGGTCATGAAGATATCAAGACTGCCATTGCACTAGCTATGTTTGGGGGGCAAGAAAAGAACGTGAAGGGAAAACATCGCCTAAGAGGTGATATTAATTGTCTCCTCTTAGGTGACCCAGGCACTGCAAAATCCCAATTTCTCAA GTATGTCGAGAAAACAGGACACAGGGCTGTATACACAACTGGGAAAGGAGCTTCTGCTGTTGGACTCACCGCAGCAGTTCACAAGGATCCAGTAACACGGGAGTGGACACTTGAGGGAGGTGCACTGGTTCTTGCTGATAGAGGCATATGCCTTATTGATGAATTTGATAAGATGAATGATCAAGACAG GGTAAGTATTCATGAAGCCATGGAGCAACAAAGTATCAGCATATCAAAGGCAGGAATTGTCACATCCCTTCAAGCTCGATGCAGTGTTATTGCTGCAGCAAACCCAGTTGGAGGAAG ATATGATTCTTCAAAGACATTCACCCAAAATGTTGAGCTAACAGATCCAATTATTTCACGTTTTGATGTCCTCTGTGTTGTGAAG GATATTGTTGACCCATTTACAGATGAAATGCTTGCAAGGTTTGTTGTTGATAGCCATGCCAGATCTCAGCCCAAGGGTGGTAACCTTGAAGATAGAGTTGTAGCTGACGAGGAGGATGATCCATTGACTGTTGCCCGAAATGCTGACCCAGAT ATCCTTTCTCAAGACATGCTGAAGAAGTATATCACATATGCTAAGTTGAATGTATTCCCCAAAATACATGATGCTGACCTGGACAAGATTAGCCATGTCTATGCTGAACTTCGACGTGAATCATCT CACGGTCAAGGAGTCCCCATTGCAGTAAGGCATATCGAATCAATCATTCGAATGTCTGAGGCACATGCAAAGATGCATCTGAGAAGCTATGTgtctcaagaagatgttgacatGGCCATTCGTGTGCTGCTTGACTCATTCATCTCAACCCAGAAATTTGGTGTCCAGAAGGCACTTCAGAAG AATTTCCGGAAATACATGACTTACAAGAAGGATTACAATGAACTGCTTCTGCTCCTTCTGCGCACCCTGGTCAAGGAGGCGCTGCACTTTGAAGAAATCGTGTTGGGATCAACCGCACGCCTGACTCATGTCGAGGTTAAAGTGGATGACCTGAAGAACAAG GCCCAAGAGTACGAGATCTACGACCTGAGGCCGTTCTTCTCCAGCTCTCACTTCAGCGACAACAGCTTCGTCCTGGACGAAGGGCGTGGGATCATCAGGCATCCAGTTGCAGCATAA